The following are encoded in a window of Bradyrhizobium guangdongense genomic DNA:
- the soxC gene encoding sulfite dehydrogenase, translating to MSSKSDIEDQSARTTRRRFLQGGAVASGVVLGAGVSAAAETDNLPPHVPDWMKTPGDPMGSQPYGAPSPFEKGVIKNISKNLKQYISASGRTPLQELDGIITPNGLFYERHHGGVPTIDPVQHRLMLHGLVERPLIFTMDDLRRFPSESRIHFLECSGNPGYTKPYGKTASDLVGLLSCAEWTGVSLKLVLEEAGLKPEAKWVIAEGADAAALTRSIPIEKCLEDAMLVYSQNGERLRPQQGYPLRLLLPGFEGNMNVKWLRRLHVAAEPVYSREETSKYTDLLPDGTAREFSFYMEAKSIITRPSGGQRLSAPGFHEITGIAWSGHGKIKRVEISLDDGQSWQDARLQEPVLTRALTRFRLPWQWDGKPVVIQSRAIDETGYVQPTLAELLAVRGENFFYHNNAIWPWRIAADGDVTNALA from the coding sequence ATGAGCAGCAAGAGCGACATCGAAGATCAATCCGCCCGAACGACGCGCCGTCGCTTCCTGCAAGGCGGGGCCGTGGCAAGCGGCGTTGTCCTGGGGGCCGGTGTTTCGGCCGCCGCAGAGACGGACAACCTTCCGCCCCACGTCCCAGATTGGATGAAGACACCCGGCGATCCCATGGGAAGCCAACCTTATGGAGCGCCATCGCCGTTCGAGAAGGGTGTGATCAAGAACATCTCGAAGAACCTGAAGCAGTACATTTCGGCCTCCGGCCGCACGCCGCTGCAGGAGCTTGACGGCATTATCACGCCGAACGGGCTGTTCTACGAGCGGCATCACGGCGGCGTTCCGACCATCGATCCGGTGCAGCATCGCTTGATGCTTCACGGGCTCGTCGAACGGCCGCTGATCTTCACCATGGACGATCTCAGGCGCTTCCCATCGGAGTCTCGCATCCACTTCCTCGAATGCTCGGGAAATCCTGGTTACACCAAACCCTACGGCAAGACGGCTTCGGATCTCGTCGGCCTCCTGAGCTGCGCCGAATGGACGGGCGTCAGCCTGAAGCTGGTGCTCGAGGAGGCCGGGCTGAAGCCGGAGGCCAAATGGGTAATCGCCGAAGGCGCGGACGCGGCCGCTTTGACCCGCAGCATCCCGATCGAGAAGTGTCTTGAGGACGCCATGCTGGTCTACAGCCAGAATGGCGAGCGGCTTCGCCCGCAGCAGGGCTATCCGTTGCGGCTGCTGCTGCCGGGATTTGAAGGCAATATGAATGTGAAATGGCTGCGCCGGCTGCACGTGGCCGCCGAGCCGGTCTATTCGCGCGAGGAGACCTCGAAATACACCGACCTGCTGCCTGATGGCACGGCGCGCGAGTTTTCTTTCTACATGGAAGCGAAGTCTATCATCACGCGCCCCTCCGGCGGCCAGCGTCTGAGCGCACCGGGCTTCCACGAAATCACCGGCATCGCCTGGAGCGGCCACGGCAAGATCAAACGCGTCGAAATATCCCTCGATGACGGCCAGAGCTGGCAGGATGCACGACTGCAGGAGCCGGTGCTGACGCGCGCCCTCACGCGCTTCCGCCTGCCCTGGCAGTGGGACGGCAAGCCCGTGGTGATCCAGAGCCGCGCGATCGATGAGACCGGCTATGTGCAACCGACGCTCGCCGAACTGCTCGCGGTCCGCGGCGAGAACTTCTTCTACCACAACAACGCGATCTGGCCCTGGCGCATCGCGGCCGACGGAGACGTGACCAATGCGCTGGCGTGA
- a CDS encoding EAL domain-containing protein, whose amino-acid sequence MKRYRPHILVVIALAVVLSTGWHSSLRNALTDLRFAWQSRIASGDVVVVAIDTPSIDQVGVWPWPRRLHADLLHRLEAAGAQDVAFDIDFSTPSDTASDEAFLTALREAGGSTILPSFKQPTPNGGATHINRPLKPLSNQSWPAVVNVAIEPDGLVRRYPVGEKLGDVQMPSMAIVLAGQDVNRRPPFLIDFSIQSTSIPSVSYVDVLRGDAAALEKIRGKKVIVGATALELGDRFSVPNGRIVAGPVLQALAAESVLQNRMLHWTSDVGMIAGLGLICLLMMYSWRRVAPGVRVAILIAAGAAIELTAVLVQQHWPFVIDTSLFHIAIVAYLTAIALDEIDFRSLLGRIAESRFHRIAMSLGDGLVCTDEEHRITVWNPGASAIFGYMPTEMIGRPFETLCASPAEAGTKTFAIRDAARQALLVPGGAVVVEFEGRRKTGETFPVEASFSGWQGTDGFQYGAILRDISVRKREAERVRYLAEYDALTGLANRNTLQAALVGLIAAAERRSSKVVLLVFGLDGFQQINDMLGHSAGDLVLRAVAERLRAESDSKAIIARLSGDEFAIALDCASEPIGAFAERIARAFEAPLATGTRQHRVRISMGVAVYPDGGQNADDLLSNGHLALTKAKLTRRGSHVIFESAIRQELESRLTLESELALAADRGEFELFYQPQVRLIDGSLVGAEALIRWRHPVRGYVSPGEFMPVVNTSALSERIASWVMETAARQARAWELSGNAVRVAINLSPSQLQSGDLAHSVAELLKATGLAPSLLEIEVTEDILLHDEARVLDIFKRIQQLGVRILFDDFGTGYASLSYLKKFPLDGLKIDRSFVLGLLANSDDAAIVGSTIGLSKQLGLTVVAEGIENRATADFLVSMGCEEGQGYFFGRPMPAEAFEKQFWPAEIEAVSAA is encoded by the coding sequence GTGAAACGCTATCGGCCGCATATCCTGGTCGTGATCGCGCTGGCGGTCGTGCTGTCTACGGGATGGCACAGCTCGCTTCGCAACGCGCTCACGGATCTACGCTTTGCATGGCAATCGCGTATCGCCAGCGGCGACGTCGTCGTGGTGGCGATCGACACGCCCTCGATCGATCAGGTTGGCGTCTGGCCCTGGCCGCGTCGCCTGCATGCCGACCTCCTGCACAGGCTTGAGGCCGCTGGCGCTCAGGACGTAGCTTTCGACATCGACTTTAGCACGCCATCGGATACGGCCTCCGACGAGGCCTTCCTCACCGCGCTCCGAGAAGCCGGAGGCTCGACGATCCTGCCGTCCTTCAAGCAGCCGACGCCAAACGGCGGCGCGACGCATATCAACCGTCCCCTCAAGCCCCTCAGCAACCAATCGTGGCCGGCCGTCGTCAATGTCGCGATCGAACCGGATGGGCTCGTTCGCCGCTACCCGGTCGGCGAGAAGCTCGGTGATGTCCAAATGCCCTCGATGGCCATCGTGCTTGCCGGGCAGGACGTCAATCGACGACCGCCTTTCCTGATCGACTTCAGTATTCAATCGACATCCATTCCCAGCGTTTCGTATGTCGACGTGCTGCGGGGGGACGCCGCGGCGCTCGAGAAGATAAGAGGCAAGAAGGTCATCGTCGGTGCCACCGCACTCGAACTTGGCGACCGTTTCAGTGTCCCAAATGGCCGTATCGTCGCGGGGCCGGTCCTGCAGGCCCTGGCGGCCGAATCGGTGCTGCAGAACCGCATGCTGCACTGGACGTCGGATGTCGGCATGATCGCTGGCCTCGGCCTCATCTGCCTCTTGATGATGTATTCATGGCGCCGTGTCGCTCCGGGGGTCCGCGTCGCGATCCTGATTGCAGCTGGAGCAGCCATCGAGCTGACGGCGGTTCTCGTGCAGCAGCATTGGCCGTTCGTGATTGACACGTCGCTGTTCCACATCGCGATCGTCGCCTATCTGACGGCCATCGCGCTGGATGAGATCGATTTCCGCAGCCTGCTCGGACGCATCGCCGAAAGCCGCTTTCATCGCATCGCGATGTCGCTCGGCGATGGTCTGGTCTGCACCGACGAGGAGCACCGGATCACGGTCTGGAATCCCGGCGCGAGCGCGATCTTCGGCTATATGCCGACCGAGATGATCGGGCGCCCGTTCGAGACACTTTGTGCGAGTCCTGCGGAAGCGGGCACAAAGACCTTCGCCATTCGAGACGCTGCGCGCCAGGCCCTGCTGGTCCCCGGTGGTGCTGTGGTGGTCGAGTTCGAGGGCCGGCGGAAGACTGGCGAGACCTTCCCGGTCGAAGCAAGCTTCTCGGGTTGGCAGGGAACGGATGGGTTCCAATACGGCGCGATCTTGCGCGACATTTCCGTGCGCAAGCGCGAAGCCGAACGCGTCAGATATCTCGCCGAGTATGATGCGCTGACGGGGCTTGCCAACCGCAACACGCTGCAGGCGGCCCTCGTCGGTCTGATCGCTGCAGCGGAACGGCGATCTTCCAAGGTCGTGTTGCTCGTATTCGGGCTCGACGGATTTCAGCAGATCAACGACATGCTTGGACACTCGGCCGGCGACCTCGTGCTGCGGGCCGTGGCTGAGCGGCTGCGGGCCGAATCCGACAGCAAGGCGATCATTGCGAGGCTCAGCGGTGACGAGTTTGCGATTGCGCTGGATTGCGCAAGCGAGCCGATTGGCGCGTTCGCCGAACGGATCGCGCGTGCCTTCGAGGCGCCGCTCGCAACGGGTACGCGCCAACATCGCGTGAGGATCAGCATGGGTGTTGCCGTCTACCCGGACGGTGGACAGAACGCCGACGATCTCCTGAGCAATGGCCATCTTGCGTTGACCAAGGCAAAGCTGACGCGACGCGGCAGTCACGTGATTTTCGAGAGCGCGATCAGGCAGGAGCTGGAAAGCCGGCTGACGCTGGAAAGCGAGCTGGCGCTTGCCGCCGATCGTGGTGAGTTCGAGCTGTTCTACCAGCCTCAGGTTCGCTTGATCGATGGCAGTCTGGTCGGAGCCGAAGCGCTGATCCGCTGGCGGCATCCGGTGCGTGGCTACGTCTCGCCCGGAGAGTTCATGCCGGTCGTCAATACCTCGGCGTTGTCCGAGCGGATCGCGAGCTGGGTGATGGAAACCGCCGCCCGCCAGGCACGCGCGTGGGAATTGTCGGGCAACGCCGTGCGCGTTGCAATCAACCTGTCGCCGTCGCAGCTCCAATCGGGTGATCTTGCGCATTCCGTGGCGGAGTTGCTGAAGGCGACAGGGTTAGCTCCTTCGCTGCTCGAGATCGAGGTCACCGAAGATATCCTGTTGCACGACGAGGCTCGGGTGCTCGACATTTTCAAGCGCATCCAGCAGCTCGGGGTCCGCATCCTGTTCGACGATTTCGGAACGGGCTATGCGAGCCTGAGCTATCTGAAGAAGTTTCCGCTCGACGGGCTCAAGATCGACCGCTCGTTCGTGCTAGGTCTGCTCGCCAATTCCGACGATGCCGCGATCGTCGGCTCGACCATCGGCCTGAGCAAACAGCTTGGTCTGACCGTCGTTGCCGAAGGCATCGAGAACCGCGCTACGGCCGACTTCCTGGTCAGCATGGGATGCGAGGAAGGGCAGGGCTATTTCTTCGGCCGTCCAATGCCTGCCGAAGCCTTCGAGAAACAATTTTGGCCGGCTGAGATCGAAGCCGTCAGCGCTGCGTGA
- the rocF gene encoding arginase: MTDRTIADRARRIALLGAPIDMGASQRGTLMGPAALRTAGLATLLESLDFEVVDYGDLSVAEVGDLRDKPPEKANHYREIQRWTRVLSRRGYEIAQTGALPIFLGGDHTLSMGSVNAMARHWQERGRELFVLWLDAHADYNTPETTITANMHGMSAAFLCGEAGLDGLLGDDRRVSIDPNRLDLFGARSIDKLEKELMRARRIRVVDMRQIDEFGVAVLIRRVIERVKANNGVLHVSFDVDFLDPCVAPGVGTTVPGGATYREAHLIMELLHDSGVVGSVDIVELNPFLDARGRTARTAVELIGSLFGQQITDRPTPSNAIAPGE, from the coding sequence GTGACCGATCGAACCATTGCGGATCGAGCCCGGCGCATCGCGCTGCTGGGCGCCCCCATCGACATGGGTGCTTCGCAGCGCGGTACCTTGATGGGCCCTGCGGCGCTGCGGACGGCCGGGCTTGCAACGCTGCTGGAAAGCCTGGATTTCGAAGTGGTCGATTACGGCGACCTGTCGGTTGCCGAAGTCGGCGATCTCCGCGACAAGCCGCCGGAGAAGGCCAACCACTACCGCGAAATCCAGCGCTGGACGCGCGTGCTCAGTCGTCGCGGCTATGAGATCGCGCAAACCGGTGCTCTGCCGATCTTCCTTGGCGGCGATCACACTCTGTCCATGGGTTCGGTCAATGCGATGGCGCGACACTGGCAGGAGCGCGGACGCGAACTGTTCGTGCTCTGGCTCGATGCCCATGCCGACTACAACACGCCGGAGACGACGATCACGGCCAATATGCACGGCATGTCGGCGGCATTTCTGTGCGGCGAGGCCGGCCTTGACGGGCTGCTGGGCGATGATCGGCGGGTCTCGATTGATCCGAACAGGCTGGACCTGTTCGGCGCGCGTTCGATCGACAAGCTCGAGAAGGAGCTGATGCGTGCGCGCCGGATCAGGGTCGTCGACATGCGCCAGATCGACGAGTTCGGCGTCGCGGTTCTGATCCGGCGTGTCATCGAGCGCGTCAAGGCGAACAACGGCGTGCTGCATGTCAGCTTCGATGTCGATTTTCTCGATCCTTGCGTCGCGCCTGGCGTTGGCACCACCGTGCCGGGAGGGGCGACCTATCGTGAGGCGCATCTGATCATGGAGCTGCTGCACGATTCCGGCGTGGTGGGATCCGTCGACATCGTCGAGCTCAATCCGTTCCTGGATGCGCGTGGCCGCACCGCGCGCACCGCCGTAGAACTGATCGGCAGCCTGTTCGGTCAGCAGATCACCGATCGACCCACTCCCAGCAATGCGATCGCGCCGGGAGAATGA
- a CDS encoding c-type cytochrome — translation MRWRETWIVVVAVILCGSVSGAQAEGPYGIGRPATAAEIAGWNIDIGRDGRNLPGGRGSVSHGREVFAQQCASCHGDKGEGGVGDRLVGGQGTIATAKPIRTVGSYWPYAPTLFDYIRRAMPQNAPQSLSDEDVYAVSAFILNLNGVVGPDATLDADSLAAIKMPNRDGFVGDARPDVK, via the coding sequence ATGCGCTGGCGTGAGACCTGGATCGTCGTTGTTGCCGTCATTCTGTGTGGCTCGGTCAGCGGAGCGCAGGCGGAAGGTCCATATGGCATCGGCCGGCCGGCAACCGCGGCTGAGATCGCAGGCTGGAACATCGACATTGGGCGCGACGGTCGCAATCTTCCCGGGGGACGCGGATCAGTCAGCCACGGACGCGAGGTGTTTGCGCAGCAATGTGCGTCATGTCATGGCGACAAGGGCGAAGGTGGGGTCGGTGATCGCCTCGTCGGGGGGCAAGGCACGATCGCGACGGCGAAGCCAATCCGCACGGTCGGCAGCTATTGGCCCTATGCGCCGACATTGTTCGACTACATCCGCCGCGCCATGCCGCAGAATGCCCCGCAGTCGTTGAGCGACGAGGACGTCTATGCGGTGTCGGCCTTTATCCTCAATCTCAATGGCGTGGTGGGACCCGATGCGACGCTCGATGCGGACTCGCTTGCAGCCATCAAAATGCCCAATCGTGACGGGTTCGTGGGCGATGCCCGCCCGGACGTGAAGTGA
- a CDS encoding mandelate racemase/muconate lactonizing enzyme family protein has product MTKSSKATSLEILACDAGWRNYHFVKVTTEDGVVGWSEFDEGFGSPGVGAAIQRLSGRVIGQNVFQHERIHAELFAATRPAAGGVVAQALGAIENALLDAKAKCLAVPCYELLGGKIRDRIRVYWSHCATWRINHPSWYKPAIENLDGVKAMGQEVREKKFTALKTNIFSYDEGKPTGWRPGFGSPFAPEINVDRKILRDLRMHLEAIRDGAGPDVDILLDCNFNAKTEGYLKILREIADLDMFWIEIDSFNPQALGYIRRQSPHPISSCETLLGLREFLPYFHEQAMDVAIIDTPWNGLWQSMKIASAAEAFEVNVAPHNFYGHLCSMMNAHFCAAVPNLRIMEIDIDRLAWDRELFTHEPEIVNGHLIIPDRPGWGTEPNEEALRAHPPKTSGGLLNYGRKS; this is encoded by the coding sequence ATGACAAAATCATCAAAAGCAACAAGTCTGGAGATCCTCGCCTGCGACGCCGGCTGGAGGAATTACCATTTCGTCAAGGTGACGACGGAAGACGGCGTCGTTGGCTGGAGTGAGTTTGACGAGGGCTTTGGCTCACCCGGCGTCGGTGCTGCGATCCAGCGGCTCTCGGGGCGCGTCATCGGCCAGAACGTCTTTCAGCACGAGCGCATCCATGCCGAATTGTTCGCAGCGACCCGCCCCGCGGCCGGCGGTGTGGTGGCCCAGGCGCTCGGGGCGATCGAGAATGCATTGCTCGATGCCAAGGCCAAATGCCTCGCCGTCCCCTGCTACGAGCTTCTCGGCGGCAAGATCCGCGACCGGATCAGGGTCTACTGGTCGCATTGTGCGACGTGGCGGATCAATCATCCGTCCTGGTACAAGCCGGCCATCGAAAACCTCGACGGCGTCAAGGCGATGGGCCAGGAGGTGCGCGAGAAGAAATTCACCGCGCTCAAGACCAACATCTTCTCCTACGACGAAGGCAAGCCGACCGGCTGGCGGCCCGGCTTCGGCTCGCCCTTTGCGCCCGAGATCAACGTTGACCGCAAGATCCTGCGTGACCTGCGCATGCATCTGGAAGCAATCCGCGACGGCGCAGGCCCCGACGTCGACATCCTGCTCGACTGCAATTTCAACGCCAAGACCGAAGGCTATTTGAAGATCCTGCGGGAGATCGCCGATCTCGACATGTTCTGGATCGAGATCGACAGCTTCAATCCGCAGGCCCTCGGCTACATCCGCAGGCAAAGTCCGCATCCGATCTCCTCGTGCGAGACGCTGTTGGGCTTGCGCGAATTCCTGCCCTATTTCCACGAACAGGCGATGGACGTGGCGATCATCGACACGCCCTGGAATGGCCTGTGGCAATCGATGAAGATTGCCTCGGCCGCCGAAGCCTTCGAGGTCAACGTCGCGCCGCACAACTTCTACGGTCATCTCTGCTCGATGATGAACGCGCATTTCTGCGCGGCTGTGCCGAACCTGCGCATCATGGAGATCGACATCGATCGTCTCGCCTGGGACCGCGAGCTCTTCACGCATGAGCCGGAGATCGTGAACGGTCATCTGATCATACCGGACCGTCCCGGCTGGGGCACCGAGCCGAACGAGGAAGCCCTTCGCGCCCATCCGCCGAAAACGAGCGGCGGACTCTTGAATTACGGCCGCAAGAGCTGA
- a CDS encoding FecR family protein, with the protein MIVRIGMQCALLAALILGMAAGASAADDGVWSVSKSSGEVWLATSGAQQVSLNQEESLKPGDTIRTGRNGRVLLVRGEETILISPNSVVGLPAEKKEGLSTTIIQRAGSILLEVEKRNVKHFEVETPYLAAVVKGTHFSVTVGAGSTKVGVLRGQVEVSDFRTGQVAQVMPGQVATAFEHGAPGLRLNGRGTLNPIEQGKPRASTIERVPVPKSGLSAPRNAADGHTIHALGLIDKGTKTAGTPTPLRQAVGAHAPKAGVVRISNSLGEVKLNFHKVTHGLAHEAIAPGRVRNANASTDTVWGDGKSGATTASNSSAVTAMTESSSNAAASSTSTPSNPSGAVAAAGSSRDAPSGNNGNRGNGGNSGNTANNGNGNGNGNSGATGNGSGNGNSGNAGNGANNGNHFGWNRHH; encoded by the coding sequence ATGATTGTCCGAATTGGAATGCAGTGCGCCTTGCTGGCAGCGCTGATCCTGGGAATGGCGGCCGGCGCATCCGCTGCGGATGACGGCGTCTGGTCGGTCAGCAAGTCGTCGGGCGAGGTCTGGCTCGCCACCAGCGGCGCCCAACAGGTGTCCTTGAACCAGGAAGAGAGTCTCAAGCCGGGCGATACCATTCGCACCGGGCGCAACGGGCGCGTACTGCTCGTTCGTGGCGAAGAGACTATTTTGATCTCTCCCAACTCGGTCGTCGGCTTGCCGGCCGAGAAGAAGGAGGGACTTTCCACCACCATCATCCAGCGGGCCGGCTCGATCCTGCTCGAGGTCGAAAAGCGCAACGTCAAGCATTTCGAGGTCGAGACGCCCTATCTCGCCGCCGTCGTCAAGGGAACGCATTTCAGCGTCACGGTGGGTGCAGGAAGCACCAAAGTCGGCGTGCTGCGCGGCCAAGTTGAAGTCTCCGATTTCAGAACCGGCCAGGTCGCTCAGGTCATGCCGGGACAGGTGGCCACCGCTTTCGAGCACGGCGCGCCGGGTCTCCGTCTGAATGGCAGAGGTACGCTCAATCCTATCGAGCAAGGCAAGCCGCGCGCCTCGACGATCGAGCGCGTCCCCGTGCCGAAGTCGGGTCTATCGGCGCCGCGCAACGCGGCGGACGGTCATACCATTCATGCGCTTGGTCTGATCGACAAGGGCACTAAGACAGCCGGCACGCCGACCCCATTGCGTCAGGCCGTTGGAGCTCATGCGCCCAAGGCCGGCGTGGTGCGCATCTCGAACTCGCTTGGCGAGGTCAAGCTGAACTTCCACAAGGTCACGCATGGGCTTGCCCATGAGGCCATCGCGCCGGGGCGGGTGCGTAATGCGAACGCCAGCACCGACACGGTGTGGGGCGACGGCAAGTCGGGGGCGACGACCGCGAGCAACAGCTCGGCCGTCACGGCGATGACAGAGAGTAGCAGTAACGCCGCAGCGAGCTCCACGTCGACGCCATCCAATCCCTCGGGGGCGGTCGCCGCCGCCGGCTCCTCCAGGGATGCGCCGAGCGGAAACAACGGCAACAGAGGAAATGGCGGCAACAGCGGTAACACCGCCAATAACGGCAATGGTAACGGCAACGGAAACAGCGGTGCCACCGGCAATGGCAGCGGCAATGGCAATAGCGGAAACGCTGGCAATGGCGCTAACAACGGCAACCATTTCGGTTGGAATAGGCATCACTAA
- a CDS encoding NRAMP family divalent metal transporter: MLQRLGPGLITGAADDDPSGIATYSQAGAQFGYGLLWTVFLTTPFMIAIQLVSAQIGRVTGKGLAANVMELAPRWLVLGLVALLVMANTFNIAADIAAMAESLSLVIGGLNHEHALIFAAGSTLLQVFLPYRRYAPGLKFLTLALFAYVATAFTVKIPWSTALLAAVWPKADISADYLMMVVAVLGTTISPYLFFWQASQEVEEMNLGTRDKPLREETRRGGDPELTRIRVDTISGMLLSNGIAFFIILTTASVLNANGVTNINSATQAAEALRPLAGDFTFALFALGIIGTGLLAIPVLAGSAAYGVAEIFGWRATLEARPEKAVGFYTIIAAATIIGFGLGFTGIDSIHMLVWSAVLNGVVAVPIMAMMMLIVSSRAIMGRFRARQWLIVLGWLGTGLMALAVLAMLGSSVIG, encoded by the coding sequence CTGCTGCAGCGGCTCGGGCCGGGCCTGATCACCGGTGCGGCCGACGACGATCCCTCGGGCATCGCCACCTATTCCCAGGCCGGCGCGCAATTCGGCTATGGACTGCTCTGGACGGTGTTCCTGACCACGCCGTTCATGATCGCGATCCAGCTCGTCAGCGCACAGATCGGCCGCGTCACCGGCAAGGGGTTGGCCGCGAATGTGATGGAGCTCGCGCCGCGATGGCTGGTGCTCGGGCTGGTGGCGCTGCTCGTGATGGCGAACACCTTCAACATCGCCGCCGACATCGCCGCGATGGCGGAATCGCTCTCGCTCGTCATCGGCGGGCTCAACCACGAGCACGCGCTGATCTTCGCCGCCGGTTCGACCCTGCTGCAGGTGTTTCTGCCCTATCGCCGCTACGCGCCGGGGCTGAAATTCCTCACCCTGGCGCTGTTCGCCTATGTCGCGACCGCCTTCACCGTGAAGATTCCCTGGAGCACCGCGCTGCTGGCCGCCGTGTGGCCGAAAGCGGACATCAGCGCCGACTATCTCATGATGGTCGTCGCCGTGCTCGGCACCACCATCAGCCCGTACCTGTTCTTCTGGCAGGCTTCTCAGGAGGTCGAGGAGATGAATCTCGGCACGCGCGACAAGCCGCTGCGCGAGGAAACCAGGCGCGGCGGAGATCCCGAGCTCACGCGCATCAGGGTCGACACGATCTCCGGCATGCTGCTGTCGAACGGCATCGCGTTCTTCATCATCCTGACCACGGCCTCGGTGCTGAACGCCAACGGCGTCACCAACATCAATTCGGCGACGCAGGCGGCCGAGGCGCTGCGGCCGCTCGCCGGCGACTTCACCTTCGCGCTGTTCGCGCTCGGCATCATCGGTACGGGCCTTCTGGCGATCCCGGTGCTGGCGGGCTCGGCGGCTTACGGCGTCGCCGAGATCTTCGGCTGGCGCGCCACGCTGGAGGCACGGCCCGAGAAGGCGGTCGGCTTCTACACCATCATCGCCGCCGCAACCATCATCGGCTTCGGGCTCGGCTTCACCGGGATCGATTCCATCCACATGCTGGTGTGGAGCGCGGTGCTCAACGGCGTCGTGGCAGTTCCGATCATGGCGATGATGATGTTGATCGTCTCGAGCCGCGCCATCATGGGCCGCTTCAGGGCCCGCCAATGGCTGATCGTGCTCGGCTGGCTCGGCACCGGGCTGATGGCGCTGGCCGTGCTCGCGATGCTCGGCTCGTCGGTGATTGGCTAA
- a CDS encoding glycosyltransferase family 4 protein: protein MRIAQLAPLAESVPPRLYGGTERVIAWLVDELVARGHDVTLFASGDSNTAGKLHAVWPRALRLGRKGVDPSAACALLIEAIAERARDFDVIHSHVDWLPLPVLSRTGVPFLTTMHGRLDLPGLSDVVARFPTAPFVSISDNQRRALPNANWLATIPHGLPRDLFRPRYEKGSYLAFLGRLTAEKGPEDAIRIARAARMPLRIAAKIPRAETTYFTKKLEPEIDGENIELVGEVDEIRKQPFLAGAAALLFPIDWPEPFGLVMIEAMACGTPVIAYRSGSVPEVVEDGVTGFIVDSEERAIAAVDEVGRLDRRGVRARFEQRFAASRMASEYERQYRELAAGA, encoded by the coding sequence ATGCGGATCGCCCAGCTTGCACCGTTGGCCGAGAGCGTTCCTCCCAGGCTTTACGGCGGCACGGAACGGGTGATCGCCTGGCTGGTGGACGAACTGGTCGCGCGTGGCCACGACGTCACCCTGTTCGCGAGTGGCGATTCAAATACGGCGGGAAAGCTGCACGCGGTGTGGCCGCGGGCTCTGCGCCTGGGACGCAAGGGCGTCGATCCGAGCGCGGCCTGCGCGCTGCTGATCGAGGCCATCGCGGAGCGTGCGCGCGACTTCGACGTGATCCACTCCCATGTGGACTGGCTGCCCCTGCCCGTGCTGAGCCGAACCGGGGTGCCGTTTCTGACGACAATGCACGGCCGGCTCGACCTTCCGGGCCTCTCCGATGTGGTCGCGCGTTTTCCGACAGCCCCATTCGTCTCCATCTCCGACAATCAGCGCCGTGCGCTGCCGAACGCGAACTGGCTCGCGACGATTCCGCACGGCCTGCCCCGGGATCTATTCCGGCCTCGCTACGAAAAGGGCTCGTACCTCGCCTTTCTCGGACGGCTCACCGCGGAGAAGGGGCCGGAAGATGCCATACGGATCGCGCGCGCCGCCCGAATGCCGCTGCGCATTGCCGCCAAGATACCTCGCGCCGAGACAACCTACTTCACGAAGAAACTCGAGCCCGAGATCGATGGCGAGAACATCGAGCTTGTCGGGGAGGTGGACGAAATCCGCAAGCAGCCGTTCCTCGCCGGTGCTGCCGCCTTGCTGTTTCCAATCGACTGGCCGGAGCCCTTCGGCCTGGTCATGATCGAAGCGATGGCGTGCGGCACGCCCGTGATCGCCTATCGTTCGGGATCGGTGCCGGAAGTCGTGGAAGACGGGGTCACGGGCTTTATCGTGGACAGCGAGGAACGGGCAATTGCAGCGGTCGACGAAGTTGGTCGACTTGATCGAAGAGGAGTCCGCGCCCGTTTCGAGCAGCGGTTCGCCGCGAGCCGGATGGCGAGTGAGTACGAACGCCAATATCGCGAGCTGGCCGCTGGCGCGTGA
- a CDS encoding DUF1236 domain-containing protein, with translation MQPLTNVNFSLSVGTIVPRDVRLQPLPADVVEIVPQYRGYNFVLVKDEIVIVEPSSEKIVAVLPYSGRSTASAPAPTERRKTTFSDRDREVIRKHAKARPVEHERRTTGSTVRTEIRTGERVPDGVEIEAFPEEVYRDAPTLREYRYINRDSHTYIVEPQDRRVIEEID, from the coding sequence GTGCAACCGCTGACCAACGTGAACTTCTCGCTGTCGGTCGGCACAATCGTGCCGCGCGATGTCCGCCTGCAGCCCTTGCCGGCCGATGTTGTCGAGATCGTGCCGCAATATCGGGGCTACAATTTCGTCCTGGTCAAGGACGAGATCGTGATCGTTGAGCCGTCCAGCGAGAAGATCGTGGCCGTCCTGCCGTACTCCGGCCGCTCCACTGCGTCGGCGCCGGCACCTACCGAGAGGCGCAAGACGACGTTCAGCGATCGCGACCGCGAGGTGATCCGCAAGCACGCGAAGGCCCGCCCGGTCGAGCATGAGCGGCGGACGACGGGCAGCACAGTCCGTACCGAGATCCGGACCGGCGAGCGCGTGCCTGATGGCGTGGAGATCGAGGCCTTTCCGGAGGAAGTGTATCGGGATGCTCCGACCCTTCGCGAGTACCGGTACATCAACCGGGACAGCCACACCTACATCGTCGAGCCGCAAGACCGCCGGGTCATCGAAGAGATCGATTGA